Within Leptospirillum ferriphilum, the genomic segment AGCTTGCTTGTATGCAATCCCGCCCGCAACAACTGGTCGATGAATTTCCCGACAAAAGCGTGCTTGTCCCCGATCACTTTCCGGAGAGAAGGTGGCTCGGAATGTTCAATCTGGTCCCGGTTTGTCAGCGTGACAGCTTCCTCAAAAGCCCAGACGTTCACTTCGATCCCTCGTTCCAGAAGTTTTTCGACCAGACGGAGAACTGTCGTCGGTGCCTCTCGGAGATAGGATCCTGTCGAGAGAACAATCGTCACTTTCCGGACTCTGTGCGAGGGGACATCCTCTGTTTCTTCCGTCAGCATGATTTCCTCCGATCCTTCAATACCAGTAGATATTGTCAAACCCCAGGCCGATGGCGTCTGCGAGTTCGTCCATTCCTGAGAAATGAACGCCGGGTGTCAGCCGCGTGATTCCCCGGGCACGGCAGGACACATCATCCGCCAGAATTTGAATTCCGACGGATGCCAAGTCCGTCATTCGGGAGGAGAAGTGACTGTTTTCCCGCACGCACAGGACTCCGTTTTCAACCAGAAAGAGGAAGACGTTTCCCCGATTTTTTCCGAGAGACTCCGACAGATCGAAGAGAGAGTCTCCTCCTCTGTATTCGGCAATATCGCGGCTGGCAACAATGAGATAACGGGACATCAGTGTCTCCCTCTTTTATTGGTTTTTAATTTAGTAACCAAATATATCATAGGGGGATGTTTTTATGTTCGTCAAGGGAGGGGAGAATGCAAGACACAGAAGAAGAGATAAAAGACATTTTTTCTTTCATCCTGTCCGCATTTCTGAAATCGTCTGATGACGGATTGTGGAAAGACGAAGGATAGGATTCAGTGAAGAGCGCATGCATTTTTATCGGGCACACCAGTGTCGACGACCCGGTGGTTTGTTTGGGTAAGGAGGGGAATTTCAGGTCAATTCAAAAACGTGCCGGTCCGGAGGGATTACTCTTTTCCGGAAAGGACCGGTGGGATGTAAACCCTCTTCATCCCATCCGGAGCGTAGCGGTCTCCCCGGGCTACACCGCGCGGAAAAGCCTCGTCAAGATGGACAAATTCCAGGAAGGGAACGGGATGATCGAGCGTCCCGAGGATCTCGTTCAGATGGGTCCGTTTGGTCGTCCCGGGAATCGGAACGATATCCGGACCCTGGGCGAGAAGCCAGGAAAGGGCTAGTTGCAGAGGGGTGATGTTGTTGCGGGCGGCGATTTCCTGAAGTTTCCGGATGCTCTCCTGATTATGACGAAAGTTCTCCTCCTGAAACCGGGGGTTCTGTCGGCGGAAGTCTGCTTCCGAAAGTGAATCGGGTGAAATCTTTCCTGTCAGGAGACCTCTGCTGAAGGGGCTGTAGGCAACAAAGCCGATTCCCAGTTCGCGCGTGGTTCCCAGGACTTCAAGCTCCACGTCCCGTGTGAAAAGGGAGTATTCGCTCTGAAGGGCGGCCAATGGATAAACCTTGTAGGCCTTCCGGATATCGTTTGGAGAAGCTTCGCTCAGCCCATAGGCCCGGATTTTCCCTTCACGCACGAGTTCGGCCATGGCAGAAGCAGATTCTTCGACGGGGGTGGAGGGATCGATCCGGTGAAGATAGTAGAGGTCGATTGTGTCGATTCCAAGCCGGCGAAGACTTTCTTCGCAGCATTTTTTGATGTAGTCGGGTTTGCCGTTGACTCCCACGAAGCGACCGCTCGACGGATCTCTCTGGATGCCGCATTTTGTTGCAATAAAAAGGTCTTCCCGACGGTGGTCCCGAATGGCTTCCCCGAGAAGTTTCTCGTTCTCCCCCATGCCGTACATGTCCGCGGTGTCCAGAAAGGTCATCCCTTTTTCGATCGCAAGGTGAAGGGTCCGGAGGGATTCCTCGCGGTCGCTCTGTCCGTAGAATTCCGACATTCCCATTAATCCAAGGCCGATCGAGGAGACAGAAAGGCCACTTCTTCCAAGGCGACGCTTTTGCATCATCCATACTCCTTCGTCACAATTTCGGGGAATCCGATTCTTTTCGGACATCCTAGCAACAACACGTGAGCAAGGCAACGTGGAGCGTCCTGTTGATCATGGAAAATTCCCGGGGGTTTGTTATAATGCCCCAAAATTCCAGAGTCGAATTCCAATCCCTGAACCGATCCATTCAGGATCAAACGAAACCTGGACCTCCAGGACTCATCAGACCTTCGGGAGTGGACGTGAAATACCTGAGAGACCCATCCCATCCGGACCGGCTCCGGATTTTTCTCCTGCGACATGGTCACCTTGAAAACTCGGAACGGCATGTGATCAATGGCTCGACGGACGTTTCCCTCTCTCCGACAGGCCTTGTGCAGATGGAAAGATGGAAAGATCTTTTTTCGGGAAGTGTTCTGGACAGTTTTTATTCCAGCAGCCTGAGACGAACGATTGACGGGGTTCGGATTCTTTCGGAAGGCAGGGGGGTTCCGGCGCATGCCGTTTTTGGATTCCGGGAGAGGTCTTTCGGTGATTGGGAAGGAATGACGCGAGACAGAATCGAGCAACAGGATCCGGAAGGCTATAAAAAGTGGCTCGAGATGGATCCGGAATTTGCTCCCCCGAACGGAGAGAGTCTCACAATGTTCCGGGAGAGGGTTGTCGGAACGCTTGAAGGAATTCTTGAGAAATCCCTCGGAAAAAATATTCTTGTTGTCGGACACAGCGGTGTGAACCGGATTCTTCTTCTCCGGGCTTTCGGCCTTTCGCTGGATCACTATTTCGGGCTATCACAAGACTATGCCTGTCTGAATATCATCGATTTTTATCGCAATGGCCCTCCTGTCGTCCATCTTTTGAATGCTCCGCCCGACTGGACGGAACATCGGGCGATTTCTGTTCATGAATAACAGGCGCCCTGGAATCGTCGTTTCGGGCCTCCATTCAGGTTCGGGAAAAACCCTGGTGACTCTTGCCCTTCTTCAGGGGCTTGAAAAGAAGGGCTTTGCTGTTCGACCCTTCAAATGCGGCCCCGATTTTATCGATCCCCGATTTCATGAATGGATTTCCGGAAGGACAAGCGTCAATCTCGACCCCTTCTTTTTGTCGCCCGGCGAAGTTCAGGCCCTGTATGACCGTATGACAGAAGGGTTGTCGGGAGGTGTGGCCGAAGGGGTCATGGGGTTCTATGATGGTCTTGCCAAAAAGACCTCGACCTACGACCTGGCCCGGATTCTGGATCTTCCCGTTCTCCTGGCGGTGTATTCCAAAGGCATGGCGGAAACGCTGGCATCTGTTGTCAAGGGTGTGCGCGACCACCGTCCGGACACACGTCTTGTGGGAGTGATTGCCGTCCAGACCGGAAGCCCCAAACATGGAGACATTCTCGCCCGGGCTCTGGAGGAGGAGGGGCTTCCGCCCCTCCTCGGGACTCTCCCCCGTGACGAAAGCCTGAAGCTTCCCGAACGTCATCTCGGCCTTGTCGATGTCCGGGAACTGGACAGGTCGGGTCAACTTGGAAGGCTTGCCCGACAGCTGGACCATTTTTCTTCGGACTGGCATTGGGAGAAAATCGGGGGCTTCTTCGACCAATCTTCCGGTGAATCCCTTGCCGTTCGCTCCGGTCCTCCCCATTCCCTTGTCCCCGGCACCAGGCGGTCCGGAAACAAAAAGAAGCTCCGCCTGGGTGTAGCCTGGGACAGCGCTTTTCGATTCTACTACCCGGAAAACTGGTCTGCTCTGGAGAGCCGGGGGATCGAAATCGTTTCCTTCTCACCGCTCCGGGATCCCGTCCTGCCGGAAGAGCTGGACGGCATTTATCTGGGCGGAGGGTATCCCGAGCATTTTCTCGAAGAACTTTCCAAAAACACATCCTTTCTGGAAAGTGTACAAGGGTTCCATGCAAGCGGCAGATTCGTCTATGCCGAATGCGGAGGTATGCTGTATCTGACAGAGGGACCGGTGGAAAATGAACAGATTCGGTGGGCCGGTCTTTTTCCGTATCGTTTTCGAATGAACGCCCGTCTCCGCCGTCTCGGTTACGTTTCAGCGGTTCCCGTCGGGGGGGAAGGATGGTTTTCGGATTCTTCGCCGATCCGGGGGCATTTTTTTCATTACAGCGAGCTTGTCGCGAAGAACCCGGCTTCCGAAGTGCCACCGGGTTTTCTGGTGGATGGCCGTCCGGAAGGCTTCCGTTCCGGACAGGCCCTTGCCTCTTACATGCATCTCTATTTCCCGTCCAGTCCGCATTTTCTGGAGGAGTTTGTCAATCAGCTGGAGAACATTCATTCGCCAAGTCGCAACTCTTCTCACATTTAAGTGTGCTTTAGCCCTGTGAAAGACAAGACGAATCCCGGAGGGAGATTCCATGACACCCAGTGTTCTGATCATCTCGGAAAAACATCACCTGCACCTTGAAGGAGTGAAGGTACAGCTCGAAAAGCGGGGAGGATTCAAAAATGTCGCGGTCTTTGCTTTTCTGGAAGGTCGGGAAGCCTTTGGGCGCAAGCTCGGAGATCTTCTTTCCGACTCCCGTCGTCTGGCCGTCGTGACGTTTGAGGAAAATCCGGCGGCGATTCTGGAGCAGTTTGACCAATGGTACCGGGATGCCATGTTGCCGGAAGCCGACATTCGTCCAGTTTTTGGTCTTCTGGAGACACCGTCTTTTATCCGGGCCCTTTCGACGACGGTCCGTCAACAGTTTGACCCGGAACAACCACCGGAGGAACCGCCTGTCCCGGAGCCGGACAAGATCGAGGAGGAAAGCTTTCGCATTATCGATGAAGTTCTTTCGGGCTACGGATTCGAGGAGGAATGGCATCAGGTGGTCCGGCGCGCTGTTCATGCCGCTGCGGATTTCGAGGTGGCCGACCGGATGGACCATCACGTCGGAGCCATTGACACAGCTGTTCGTGCGATACATGGAGGCGCCAATATCATCGTGGACGTGCAGATGGTCGAAAGCGGAATTTCCAAGCCTCTGACGGGAAAATTCAAAACGGAAATCCGTTGTTTTGTGGGGGATGAGGACGTGGCATCCCGGGCAAAAGCGGAGGGAGTCACACGTTCAACGATCGCCATGCGCAAGGCGGTTCCCTATCTCTCCGGCAGTATCGTCGTGGTCGGGAATGCGCCGACGGCGCTGTTTGAAGTGTTGCGCCTGATCCGGAAGGAAGGCGTCCGTCCGGCCCTCGTGGTCGGAGTGCCGGTGGGATTTGTGGGAGCAGCGGAATCGAAGGAGCTTCTCTCCAGACAGGACATTGTTCCCTGGATTACGACGCGCGGTCCCAAAGGAGGTTCCACCGTGGCGGTTGCGATCATGAATGCACTTTTGCGTATTGCCGACGCACAGGAGAAACGGGGAGCCGGTTAGACTGGTTCGGGGAGGATCCTGAATTGCCGGGAAAAGATCTTCGGAACCCCCGATGAAAAATTTCGGAAAAAATGATACGATTGTCCGGATCAAGACTTTGCCTTTTTTGAATGGCTTCCCGGGGCATCATGATGAGGCAGGGGACAGACTTTCATTGCCCTTAAGGATGGCATCTTTGCTTCTCTGGCAAACGAGCCTCATGGGCGGACGGGAGACTGGACGGCTTGCTTTCGGGCAGTGTTGATTCAATGGTCAAAGAATTGGTATTTTACCTTGCCCCGTTTCAATGTTGAGGCGGGGGATGAACAGCACATGAGAATGGAGGGAGTTTATTCATGGCTAAACACGTTATTACGATGCTTCCCGGGGAAGGAACCGGGCCTGAGATTTGCGAAGCTGTCAGGGCGGTTATTGACCACAGCGGCGTGGACATTACCTGGGAATACGAAGACATCGGCCTCGATTGTCTGAAAGAGCACGGAACGCTTCTCCCTGAAAAAACCATCAAGTCCATTGCAAAGAACAAGATTGCGATCAAGGGGCCCACGACCACTCCGGTCGGAACCGGACACAAGAGTGCCAACGTGACACTCCGGAAAATGTTCGACCTTTATGCCAATGTTCGTCCTGCCAAACTGATTCCCGTCCTGAAGAGACCCTGGGACAAGATTGACATCCTGAGCTTCCGGGAAAACACGGAAGACTCCTATGCTGCGATCGAGCATATGGTGTCGAATGAAGTGGCCCAGTGCCTGAAGGTCATCACCTGGCCGGGATCGGTCCGTATTGCCGAGTTTGCGTTCAAGTGGGCGAAAGCCAACGGCCGGAAGAAGATCCAGTGCGTGCACAAGGCCAACATCATGAAGATGACCGATGGTCTTTTCCTGGAAGCCTTCCGGGAAGTCGCAAAGAAATATCCCGAGATTGAATCCGGGGATATCATCGTTGACAACTGCTCCATGCAGCTTGTCCGGAATCCTGGCCAGTTCGACTGCCTCGTGCTTCCGAACCTTTACGGCGATATTCTCTCAGACCTGTGCGCAGGTTTGGTGGGTGGTCTCGGATTTGCCCCTGGTGCCAACATCGGTGACAACTGCGCCATCTTCGAAGCGGTTCATGGATCGGCTCCGAAATATGCCGGCATGAAAAAAGTCAATCCTTCTGCGGTTCTTCTTTCCGGCGTCATGATGTTGAAATGGCTGGGCGAGAACAAGGCGGCCGAGCGGATTGAAAAGGGCGTCGACAAGGTTCTGGCCGAAGGCAAGCATCTGACCTACGATGCGGGTGGAACAGCGTCGACCGACGAATATGCGCAGGCGATCATTCGCGCAATGGACACTCTTTAATCTAACAGGACCGATTGACGGTATCGGGAAGGAGATTTCCTCAATGTCTACGATGACTGCTACTTCAGGACGGGCAAAACGTCCGCAGAAGCCGATTACGCTGGTTGGCGTGGATGTCTATGTGATTACAGAAGACGGGATCCCGAAATTTGATGAGTATGGTCCCTTCAAGATTGAATTTATTTCCAATCGCGGGACGAAAGTATGGCCGGGTTATGTAAGCCCCGACCTCATGCTTGTCAACTGGTATCGTTGCCGTTTCACGGCGACCCGTCCCGTGACGGACAAAGATGTTGACGCGTTTGTCGGAGAACTTGGCAAGAAGCACCTGTGGTCCGCTGTCCAGAAGCTCTGGAACTACGGAGACGAAGCCGGATTCAGCAAGGCGTACTAATCGGATCCCTGGCTTGTGAAATGAAAAAGAGGGAGGAGCGTTTCCTCCCTCTTTTTTTGTGGGTTTCCTTTCTTTGTCGTGACTTTTTCCCCTGTTGCACACCCCTCTCGTACGATTTTCTGCCGTATAAAACGCCTGCTTGTCTTTTTTAATCAAGGTTGTTCAAAAAATATTTTTTCGATTTTAATAACGATGTTCCAGAAGAGAGTTTTTTCCGTTCTTGTTGTCGGGTGATGTTCGGAAACACGTCTTTTTAGGGGATTTCGATTTTTGACCTCAAAGAGGGGAGGGCAGGAAAAATGGAAAAAACAGAAACCGCGTGACGTTTGCTTTTTCTTTTCGAAAGTTCATTTGTCTTGAGCCGAGCGGAAAAGAGAAGACGGGTGTAAATACTGACAGATATTCCGAAAGGTTGACCGGATGTTCCCATATTGGTGCCGAGGGGCAGAATCGAACTGCCGACACGAGGCTTTTCAGGCCATAACGTAAGAATTTCGGAAGCAAGGCAGGCAAGCCAAAAAATAGAACTTTCCATTGGTATGACTGGAAAAAATGCACGAAAATAGTATTCACTTTCATCTCGAAATATTTCAAAAAAAAATTTCTCAGGGTGACAAGCGGGTGACAAAATTATGGAATGTCACTTTTTATGCATATCATTTATTGAAGCCGTTTTGCGAGTTTTTTTCGTAAATTTCGTTTATAAAATTTTATATCGAAATATTTTCTGGTCTTGGTCAACTCCCCCCGTCCGTTTCTGTCTCTTCCCTGGTCAACAGCCTCAAGGGGGTTTCGAGCCGCATGATTCGGAAAAAATCCTTTCCGGGCATTCGCAAGAAACTCTGGGGAGGGCATCTCTGGTCCCCCTCCTGTTTCGCCGAAAGCTGCGGAGGAGCCCACATTTCCGTTATTCGCCAAATACATCGAACAGCAACCCCCCCCCATTAAAAGCCACTACAGGGACGGCTCTGTCGTCCGCGCTATCCTTCCCCGCCGTGAACGGCAAGGTTTGTCGCGCGAATTAATCAAACCGGACGAGAAGGTGGGAGACTCCAGAAAATTCGCCAAATATCTCCCATTTTGGGCATGATCTTATTTAAGAGATTGCCTTAAAACATGAAGGCTCAATTTCCAGGTTATTGAAAAACAAAACTATTATTATTTAAGCGTTTGTTTTTAATATAGGTATCGGATAGGTATCGTGTATATCAACGGTATGTATCTGGTAGGTATGACGGATGTATCCGATATCTATAGTGTGACAACGGAAATCCCATTGATCGATCAGGAAGATTCAGGCTTGTTCATTATGGAAACTGTCTGAAGATTGGGGGATGGCCTTCCGATATGGTATCCCTGTCCATACCCGATCCCCTCTTTGTTGGCCATCGAAAGAATGTTGAGATTTTCGATATGTTCCCCGATCACGCGGATACCCATTTCTTTTCCAAGAGTCACGATGCTCCGGACAATGGCCCCGTCCACAGAATTCCCGTTTCCAGCTCCCGTGACAAAAGACCCGTCAATTTTCAGAAAATCAATAGGAAACATTCTAAGGTAAGAAAGAGATGCATATCCGGAACCGAAATCGTCGACAGCAAAACGGAACCCTTCCGATTTCAGGTTCTTGAGGAAGGCATCCATCATACTCAGGTTTCGGACGGCATCCCGCTCCACAATTTCGAACACGATGTCCGTGGGGGAAACGCCTGTTTTCCGGACGATGCTTCTGACCGTGTTTAGAAAATCAGGAACGAAGAGAACCTTGGGAGACATATTGACGAAAAGCAATCCGTGAAAATTATTTTCAATTTTGGCTTGAAACGCCTTTTCCATGACGATGTAGTCAAGTTTCACGATCAGACCGGAGTCCTCGGCAACATCGACAAATTTGGCGGCGGGAATGAAGCCGTGACCATCTTCCTCCGGAATACGGGAAAGGACTTCGCATCCCAGAACTTGGCCGTTTGCGAGATTCTGGATGGGCTGAAAGAAGGGGACAGGCTTTTTGTCGTGAATGGACCTCACGATCCAGAGACGTTTTTGGGTGGATGTCTGGAAAGCGTCCTGAACATCGCTCCATGTGGGGACGATGACAGCGTCTTTTCCACCCTTCTTGGCTTGGTACATGGCATGATCGGCAACGCGGAAGATATCCCGTGATTCCCTTCCATGATGCGGCCAAGTCGCAACACCGATTGACACGGATGAGGAGACAGGCGTGCGGTCTTCCGCGTAAAGAGGGGATCGAACAGCATCCCGAATGTCTTCCGCTTTTTTACGAACAATCTCTGTGTCTTCTCCTGGAAGGATGACACTGAATTCGTCTCCTCCGAACCGGCACAGGATATCTCCGGAAGAGCAGACGCCACTGAGAATTTCCGTAACATGGAGAAGAAACCGGTCCCCGAAAGCGTGTCCGAAGCGGTCGTTGATCTGTTTGAAGTCATCGATGTCAATGAAGAGAATGGAGCAAACATCTCCACGGGACCCGGCCCGGGCGATTTCGTCCTCAAGAAAGTCCCAGAAGACACGCTGATTATAAAGACAGGTCAACGGGTCACGGACCGCATGATATTCCATTTTTCGCGTGTAATCCGAAATGGCCTTTGCGGACCCGAGCGCGTTCAGCGTGCTAGGGAGAATGCTGTCGGTAACGATGCGGACGGCGGGATCCTTTTTATCGGAAGGAAGAATGCCAATACCAAGGATTCCACCGACTTTTGGGGTATCGAGAAACAGGGTTCTTGAAAAAAGGAAAAAATCCAGAAAAGATCTGGATAGATGATGAGAATGCCTGGTTTGGTTTTGAAAAACGTGTTCGAAGTGAAGGTCTGAAAGGTATCTTTCTCCGCCGACAGAAAAAAGATTTCTATGGACAACCCTTTCCAGTTTCTCCTGTTCGTCGGAGGATGGGGTGTAGGACCAAAAGACATTCACGGAACAGGAACCTTCTGCTGTCGTAAAAACCGAGAACAGGCAATCCATCGGCAAGATTTCGGACATCGACAGGAAGATGTCCTTCATGTAATCGTTCCATCTCTGAATGACGTTCGACGTAATGACGAGGTTACTGACTATGGCGAGTTCACTGTGAAGAATGGCTGTGGACTGACTCTCCCGCCTCTGCCAGAAGACCCATCCGGCCACGAAAAAAATCATGGAGGTGCCGAGAGCCCAGAAAAGGTGCGTTCGTGTCTGGATAATGGAAGACATCTCCAAGCTGTCCCGATCGAGATTTTTTTCCGCCTGTCTCAGGAGCCTAAGGGAAAAACCAACCATTTCACTGGTAATGGCATAGGTGCCAATCTTTCCGGCATATCGGCGACTGGAGGATAGAAGCCGCTTGATGCGAAAAAGTTCTTTCCTCTCGTTCCCTGACAAGGAGGGGGAGGTGTTTTCGAAAAAGGAAAGGGCTGTTTCCGCCTGGATCCGATATCCGTTCAGAAGACCGTTCTCGACTCCCGGAGTCGTGGGGAAGGAATGATGATTGCGACTCAGCATGGAAACGGAAATGAGAAAGGATTCTATCTGGGAAATCTGGTCGTGAATCCGATGCTGTTTTTCCAGTATGTCGTTTTCTTTTTCCTGAAAATAGAAAAAGGAAGAAAGGAAAAAGAGACAGAAGACAACTCCCAAAAAAGTCGGCGGCAGCCATACACGCAAATTTTTACGGAAATTCATTGCCGGAATCCATTTCTGACGTAAGCGCAGGCAGAAAAAAAGATCCGTGCTTTTCCCCGATACATCTTCCCTAAGGAATAAATTCCGGCAACAACCAGAGCCACGGCTCCGGTAAGAAGTTCGTATATCGAGAAAAAGACGAGAGTCAGAAACGGGCCCAAAATCCATGTTCCAAAAAGAAGTGTTGTCCAGCCAAAAAGAAAGGTTGCACTTAACCCGACCTTCAATTGAACGAGGGATCCTGCGGTTTGCGGATCGAGAAGAGTCCCGACGTGTTGCGCCAATGTTGTCAGCGAAGAGATCAGGGCATTGGATGAGTCCGGAAGAAGGACTGATGCCGGCCCGGCCGGCCACCCGTACACCAGATATTTGTTATGCAAGGATCCGGCATGAAGAAGCGTCAAAGAAAATAGCAGCCCAACCAGAACGGAAACGATGTAGAAGATTCCGTAGGTATGCGTCCAGCCAAGCGCAGACATAATGTATCTGCGTATAGCCCTGGCGATGGAAGCGGTGAGAACCAGTGAGAGAATAACGCTAAAAATTGTCGATATATCCTTCCAGGACGCCAATGTATTCGAGACAAGATTCTGTGTTGACATCGGATGTTCCTCCCTTCAAGAGATTTGGAGATGACATGTGGAAAAAGGACTCAGATTTCCGACCTGGAAGAGATCTCTTCTTCCTTTTTCTGTTTGCCGGTGTCGAGTCCTTTTTTCTTGATCGCCTGGAAGGATCGGTCCTTGTCCAGAAAATTCTTCAGCATCATTGCCACCAGTTCTTTCGGCGTCACATTCGAACCGTATTCCTTGTTGTAGGCATCGCAGTACAGGAGGATGTCTCCGGCCAGGTCTCCCGTCAGCGTCAGGCTGACCTTTTTTTCCGGAAGAACGCTTTTGGGTGACAGGCGAAGATTCAATGGCATGACAGGACTCCTTGTTTTTTAGGTTATTCGGTTTTGTCGGGATGATAGGCGCTGGCGAAAAACATGGTTTTGCTGACGTACACGTTGCACTGATACCCAGGACGGACGCGAAGGGTCGGCTGGATGTTCATCTGGTTCTGAATCATCTGGGATCCCACCATTCCCATATTTTGGCCGACGGCACCCTGGGCGACCGAAGCTTCGCTCGGAGCGGTCAGCGCGGAACCGGCGTTGGACGGAATGGACATTTCGCTGGCGGCCGTAAAGAAGGACAGGATGATCGCCGCCCCGAATATCCGCATATAGTGGTTGTCGACGATATCGTGGAATCCTGCCTGTCCGGTCGAATCGAGACCTTCCATGCCGCGCAGATTGATCGTCGTCTTGTTCGGAAACTGGATCTCGTCCCACGCGACAAGAATGCGTGTCTGCCCCATGGAGACGTTTGAGGAATAGTGCCCCGTCAGGCGGCTGTTCGCCGGGATCAAGATCTCTCCCTCGTGTCCGGGAACATCGTTGAAGACATTGGACGTCACGCGGGCGTAGACCGGGCCCGGAAGATCCGTATCGAGCTTCGTCAGCATGACGGCCGGAATAATGGATCCGGCGGCGATCTCGAAATCCGAAAGTCTTTTTTTCGGGGTGGATTTCAGGTACCCGTTGAAGTCGCTCTTTCTTGCCTGTGCCAGAAATTTTTCTTTCCCTTTCTGGTCGTTCGTGTCGCCGTAGGACATTCCGGATTGACCGGGCATGGCCCCGGATGGAATTTCAGGTTGTCCCTGCGTTGCGCCAGGAAATCCTGCCGGAAAAGGTGAAGGCGGAGGCGGAGGTTGGGACACGCTTCCTCCGAAGGAGGATGTTCCGGCAGAGGCGGAGGAGTGGTGTAATCCGCTCAGATAGGGGTTTGTTTCTGGCGTGTATCCGGTTCCCGGGGGAGACCCGGGATAGGCTCCGGCTCCTCCAGAGGCCGCGTTCTGACCGTCGTAGGCGAGAATCGGTGAATCCTCCGGGGATTGACCGCCATAAGCTTGTCCGCCGGGACCCGGACGACCTCCGTATCCACCCATCGATCTGGATTGAGGGGAGCCTGGAAGACGATGTTGTCCACTGTTTCCGGGTGAGGTTTGTTGTTGTCCGCCTACACTCCTATGGTTCTGAGGGTGCGAAAGGTCCGGGATGGATTTCCCGACACTCGACCTTTGTGTTGGAATTTTCCGGATAACCTGAATGGCGGCCCGTTCGTTCTCGTCCGGTCCTGTGATCTGGGACTGCTGCTGGTCGGAAACATTCTGTCCGGCCGTCTTTTTCTTCAGGACCGGCTGGCTGATTCCGTGAATGATCATGAACAGTCCGAATCCGACAAGGACAGCGCCGATAATAAGGGCTTTCCGCGATAGGAAACGTCCTTTTCCGGGAATCGCTTTTTCAATGACAGTAGAGTAGTTTGTATTTTCCGGGGTTTGTTCATCGGCCATGATCGCCTCCTGTCTCCGGAATCTGGTCCCATTGAAAGGTTTGTCCATTTGTCTGTTTTTGATTTTTTCCGGAGAGGGTTTCCTTGCCTGCATCCGAATCCGAAGTCGGATGCACATGGGGTGGCGGCGGCGGGGGTGCCGGCTGTTTGACCGAAACAGACGAAGGAGGCACCGCCCCGGAAAGATTGTTGGCGTTTTTCGTTGCCGAAAGATCTTGCATGGGTGCCATAATGGGAGACTCCCGGGCGGCAGGATTGTCTCCGGAAACGGGATTGACCGGGATCATCGGACCCGGATCTGGCAATAGGACCGGGGATTGAGAATACCGCATCGGATATTTCGATCCGTCGGAGCGAAGAACGGCTGCCGAAATCGTGTCGAGCTTTTTCCCGATGGAGTGTTCATTCCAGAAAACGGCGAACACGAATCCCGAAGCGGCTCCGACAATATAAACGGCTGCCGTCCAGGACATGATCACGAGATGCACGTTGTCCTTCCGCGAAGTCATTTTGGGTAACGGGTTCTTTCCTGCGGGACACCCGTTATCGGTTTCTTGCGACATCAGACTTCCTCCCGACTTCATCACCATTCGAACCAGCCCCTGTCCTTGCGAATTCGACTGATCAAGACGCGCTTTCTGTCGGACCCGACACCGAAAAGAAGGACCCCTCGATC encodes:
- a CDS encoding aldo/keto reductase, producing the protein MQKRRLGRSGLSVSSIGLGLMGMSEFYGQSDREESLRTLHLAIEKGMTFLDTADMYGMGENEKLLGEAIRDHRREDLFIATKCGIQRDPSSGRFVGVNGKPDYIKKCCEESLRRLGIDTIDLYYLHRIDPSTPVEESASAMAELVREGKIRAYGLSEASPNDIRKAYKVYPLAALQSEYSLFTRDVELEVLGTTRELGIGFVAYSPFSRGLLTGKISPDSLSEADFRRQNPRFQEENFRHNQESIRKLQEIAARNNITPLQLALSWLLAQGPDIVPIPGTTKRTHLNEILGTLDHPVPFLEFVHLDEAFPRGVARGDRYAPDGMKRVYIPPVLSGKE
- a CDS encoding histidine phosphatase family protein; its protein translation is MKYLRDPSHPDRLRIFLLRHGHLENSERHVINGSTDVSLSPTGLVQMERWKDLFSGSVLDSFYSSSLRRTIDGVRILSEGRGVPAHAVFGFRERSFGDWEGMTRDRIEQQDPEGYKKWLEMDPEFAPPNGESLTMFRERVVGTLEGILEKSLGKNILVVGHSGVNRILLLRAFGLSLDHYFGLSQDYACLNIIDFYRNGPPVVHLLNAPPDWTEHRAISVHE
- a CDS encoding cobyrinate a,c-diamide synthase, whose amino-acid sequence is MNNRRPGIVVSGLHSGSGKTLVTLALLQGLEKKGFAVRPFKCGPDFIDPRFHEWISGRTSVNLDPFFLSPGEVQALYDRMTEGLSGGVAEGVMGFYDGLAKKTSTYDLARILDLPVLLAVYSKGMAETLASVVKGVRDHRPDTRLVGVIAVQTGSPKHGDILARALEEEGLPPLLGTLPRDESLKLPERHLGLVDVRELDRSGQLGRLARQLDHFSSDWHWEKIGGFFDQSSGESLAVRSGPPHSLVPGTRRSGNKKKLRLGVAWDSAFRFYYPENWSALESRGIEIVSFSPLRDPVLPEELDGIYLGGGYPEHFLEELSKNTSFLESVQGFHASGRFVYAECGGMLYLTEGPVENEQIRWAGLFPYRFRMNARLRRLGYVSAVPVGGEGWFSDSSPIRGHFFHYSELVAKNPASEVPPGFLVDGRPEGFRSGQALASYMHLYFPSSPHFLEEFVNQLENIHSPSRNSSHI
- a CDS encoding DsrE/DsrF/TusD sulfur relay family protein; amino-acid sequence: MLTEETEDVPSHRVRKVTIVLSTGSYLREAPTTVLRLVEKLLERGIEVNVWAFEEAVTLTNRDQIEHSEPPSLRKVIGDKHAFVGKFIDQLLRAGLHTSKLNWVTCVLCAQERGVEHHQMNGVIIGTLGDLWKFVQSADQVIAIPTYR
- a CDS encoding precorrin-8X methylmutase, which encodes MTPSVLIISEKHHLHLEGVKVQLEKRGGFKNVAVFAFLEGREAFGRKLGDLLSDSRRLAVVTFEENPAAILEQFDQWYRDAMLPEADIRPVFGLLETPSFIRALSTTVRQQFDPEQPPEEPPVPEPDKIEEESFRIIDEVLSGYGFEEEWHQVVRRAVHAAADFEVADRMDHHVGAIDTAVRAIHGGANIIVDVQMVESGISKPLTGKFKTEIRCFVGDEDVASRAKAEGVTRSTIAMRKAVPYLSGSIVVVGNAPTALFEVLRLIRKEGVRPALVVGVPVGFVGAAESKELLSRQDIVPWITTRGPKGGSTVAVAIMNALLRIADAQEKRGAG
- a CDS encoding DsrE family protein, which encodes MSRYLIVASRDIAEYRGGDSLFDLSESLGKNRGNVFLFLVENGVLCVRENSHFSSRMTDLASVGIQILADDVSCRARGITRLTPGVHFSGMDELADAIGLGFDNIYWY